A window of the Parabacteroides merdae ATCC 43184 genome harbors these coding sequences:
- the recQ gene encoding DNA helicase RecQ, translating to MKELLSLLKRFFGYTSFRPLQAEIIQRTLQKEDSLVLMPTGGGKSICFQLPAIYMPGTAIVVSPLIALMKDQVEGLIANGIPAATLNSMMPEEERHRVRQLCIQGKVKLLYISPEGIISELHWLLPRIDISLIAIDEAHCISHWGHDFRPEYTQLSVLKENFPKVPIIALTATADKITRTDILNQLKLRDPKTFISSFDRPNLSLTIRRGLSKKEKIAAIVHFINRHHRQSGIIYCMSRNSTESLVEELSEYSIRAVAYHAGLSSDKREKAQDDFINDRVNVVCATVAFGMGIDKSNVRWVIHYNMPASIENYYQEIGRAGRDGMKSDTLLFYSVGDILLLRRFAEESGQKDVCLQKLNRMRRYCEADICRRRILLSYFGEETDKDCGNCDVCKNPPQRFDGSILVQKALSGIFRTGQTANMHLLIDILRGAEKDELKEKGYDKLKTYGVGKDLSYKEWKEYLYQMLQLGYIEIDYMSAGHLKVTPLGRKVLFGEQQALMTIYQKIKDFALPTKKGGYKYRPIRPIESTSVDETLLDSLQQLRKQIAEREHTPAYILFSDDALEDMVRKKPVTLDEFSEIRGVGQLKLDKYGKVFVALIRFVLRLPKKE from the coding sequence ATGAAAGAATTATTGTCACTACTCAAACGGTTCTTCGGATACACTTCATTCCGCCCCTTACAGGCCGAAATCATACAGCGCACCTTGCAGAAAGAAGATTCGCTGGTCCTGATGCCTACGGGTGGCGGCAAGTCGATCTGTTTCCAGCTTCCGGCGATCTATATGCCGGGAACCGCCATCGTAGTATCTCCCCTTATCGCTCTGATGAAAGACCAGGTCGAAGGGCTGATCGCCAATGGCATACCGGCTGCTACGCTCAACAGCATGATGCCGGAGGAAGAACGCCACCGGGTACGACAACTCTGCATACAGGGAAAGGTGAAACTGCTTTACATCTCCCCCGAAGGGATCATTAGCGAACTGCACTGGCTCCTGCCCCGCATCGACATTTCGCTGATCGCCATCGATGAAGCGCATTGTATCTCGCATTGGGGACATGATTTCCGCCCCGAATATACCCAGTTGTCCGTTCTGAAAGAGAATTTTCCGAAAGTACCGATCATCGCCCTGACAGCTACGGCAGACAAAATCACCCGGACGGACATCCTGAATCAATTGAAACTGCGTGATCCTAAAACATTCATCTCGTCTTTCGACCGCCCGAACCTGTCGCTCACTATCCGTCGCGGGCTGAGCAAAAAGGAAAAGATCGCAGCGATCGTCCATTTCATCAACCGGCATCACCGGCAGAGCGGTATCATCTACTGCATGAGCCGTAACAGTACGGAGTCTTTGGTCGAAGAACTGTCTGAGTACAGCATCCGGGCAGTCGCCTATCATGCCGGGCTAAGCTCCGACAAACGCGAGAAAGCACAGGACGATTTCATCAACGACCGTGTTAATGTAGTGTGTGCAACGGTCGCATTCGGGATGGGGATAGACAAAAGCAATGTCCGCTGGGTCATTCATTATAATATGCCGGCAAGCATCGAGAACTACTACCAGGAAATAGGCCGTGCCGGACGGGACGGAATGAAAAGCGACACGCTTCTGTTCTATTCCGTGGGCGACATCCTGCTCCTTCGCCGTTTTGCAGAGGAAAGCGGACAGAAAGACGTCTGTTTACAGAAGTTGAACCGGATGCGCAGGTATTGCGAGGCAGACATCTGCCGGCGTCGTATCTTGCTGAGCTATTTCGGAGAAGAAACGGACAAGGACTGCGGGAACTGCGACGTCTGCAAGAACCCTCCCCAACGTTTCGACGGGAGCATCTTGGTACAGAAAGCCCTGAGCGGTATTTTTCGTACCGGGCAAACAGCCAATATGCACCTGCTAATCGATATACTCCGGGGAGCCGAAAAGGATGAACTGAAGGAAAAAGGATACGACAAGCTAAAAACCTATGGTGTTGGCAAAGACCTCAGCTACAAAGAGTGGAAAGAATACTTATATCAGATGCTTCAGCTCGGTTATATTGAAATCGACTATATGTCGGCCGGTCACCTGAAAGTGACTCCATTAGGACGTAAAGTCCTTTTCGGCGAGCAGCAGGCGCTCATGACCATTTACCAAAAGATCAAAGATTTTGCCCTGCCGACCAAGAAAGGCGGCTACAAATACCGTCCGATCCGTCCGATCGAATCCACTTCCGTGGATGAAACATTGCTCGACTCCCTGCAACAACTCCGTAAGCAGATTGCCGAACGCGAACATACCCCGGCTTATATCCTCTTTTCGGATGACGCCCTCGAAGATATGGTCCGTAAGAAACCGGTTACGCTCGACGAGTTCAGCGAAATACGAGGTGTCGGACAGCTCAAGCTGGACAAATACGGCAAGGTATTCGTCGCCCTGATCCGCTTTGTCCTTCGTTTGCCTAAAAAGGAATAA
- a CDS encoding L,D-transpeptidase has translation MTDTMKTVPILLLLCLSTLSFCTTKPGEPQGPGLPGLDTPVAETVPEAAPPLIETVIEKELLYDQHTLADTYPYKDTMREFQWDKIRAGLRLLDSLRQKPSRWAIFQNYRNKNGEAPLVRKFHRDAYKRVSDTLGIERYQSVPLYLPEDTLTAERYGRDGALVKLLDDSNRLFRIQTIYTNGEWLVPGKYVKSIADSVTFDKAIFVDVTNQNIATLEHAGSKWLVRSMNPATTGQHRPPYAQETPLGIFVVQEKKARMIYLVDGSKETGGFAPYASRFTNGGYIHGVPVNAPRKSLIEYSPTLGTTPRSHMCVRNATSHAKFVYDWAPVNETIVFVFD, from the coding sequence ATGACAGATACAATGAAAACAGTTCCCATACTCTTGTTGCTTTGCCTTTCCACACTGAGTTTCTGTACGACAAAGCCAGGAGAGCCGCAAGGACCTGGTTTACCCGGACTAGACACTCCCGTTGCAGAAACAGTACCGGAGGCGGCCCCTCCCCTCATTGAAACCGTTATAGAAAAGGAACTGCTTTACGACCAGCATACGTTGGCCGATACTTACCCATACAAGGATACAATGCGGGAATTCCAATGGGATAAGATCCGTGCCGGTCTCCGTCTGCTCGATTCGCTTCGACAGAAACCGTCCCGTTGGGCGATCTTTCAAAACTACAGGAACAAGAACGGGGAAGCCCCGCTGGTCCGGAAGTTTCATCGCGATGCTTACAAGCGGGTTTCCGACACTTTAGGTATCGAACGTTACCAATCTGTCCCGCTATATCTGCCGGAAGATACACTGACTGCCGAACGCTATGGCCGTGACGGTGCTCTTGTGAAATTGCTTGATGACAGCAACCGCCTTTTCCGTATCCAAACGATCTATACAAACGGGGAATGGCTGGTTCCCGGAAAATATGTCAAGTCGATAGCCGATAGCGTCACGTTCGACAAGGCCATATTCGTCGACGTCACCAACCAGAACATCGCAACACTCGAACATGCAGGTTCCAAATGGTTGGTCAGAAGCATGAATCCGGCCACAACAGGGCAGCACCGTCCTCCATACGCACAGGAAACGCCATTAGGCATATTTGTCGTTCAGGAAAAGAAGGCAAGGATGATTTACCTCGTAGACGGCAGCAAAGAGACAGGCGGATTCGCTCCTTATGCCAGCCGGTTCACCAACGGAGGTTATATCCACGGGGTCCCGGTAAACGCGCCACGCAAGTCGCTGATCGAATACAGCCCAACGCTTGGAACGACCCCACGCTCCCATATGTGCGTCCGGAATGCAACCTCTCACGCCAAGTTCGTTTATGATTGGGCACCTGTAAATGAGACTATTGTTTTCGTTTTTGATTAA
- a CDS encoding murein L,D-transpeptidase catalytic domain family protein: MLLRICLYLFLLFLPANYTTTRSSSPLIPADPAAAMSSVCRQLYADMQLDSMVDYTAFEQAITGAQAIERRNKDIITLIDFTKPSTEERLYVLDIRHKRLLFSSLVSHGKNSGGNYATSFSNKVNSYKSSLGFFVTENTYQGKNGYSLVLNGLEKGINDRAKERAIVVHGANYCSPSVAVSTGRLGRSFGCPALPPSLAKPIINTIKDGTLLYIYANDKEYLSQSTILSTGRSISPNSIIALNSLIRE, encoded by the coding sequence ATGTTATTGCGTATCTGTTTATACTTGTTTTTATTATTTCTTCCGGCTAATTATACGACAACCAGAAGTTCGTCTCCCCTGATTCCGGCTGATCCCGCGGCGGCCATGTCTTCGGTATGCCGACAGCTCTATGCTGATATGCAGCTGGATAGTATGGTGGACTATACCGCTTTCGAACAGGCGATAACCGGAGCACAGGCAATCGAACGGCGTAACAAGGATATCATTACCCTGATCGACTTCACAAAGCCTTCCACAGAAGAACGGCTTTACGTCCTGGATATCCGGCATAAGAGACTCCTGTTCTCCTCTCTCGTCTCACACGGAAAAAACAGCGGAGGAAATTACGCCACTTCTTTCTCCAACAAAGTCAATTCTTACAAAAGTTCATTGGGATTTTTCGTTACGGAAAATACCTATCAGGGCAAAAATGGCTATTCCTTAGTCCTGAACGGCTTGGAAAAAGGAATCAACGACCGGGCAAAAGAACGGGCGATCGTAGTGCACGGGGCGAATTATTGCAGCCCGTCTGTTGCCGTCTCGACGGGCCGCTTAGGAAGAAGTTTCGGTTGTCCCGCCCTACCCCCGTCGCTTGCCAAGCCGATCATTAACACCATCAAGGACGGGACCTTACTCTACATCTATGCCAACGACAAGGAGTATCTGAGTCAAAGCACGATCTTATCAACCGGAAGATCGATTTCCCCGAACTCGATCATCGCATTGAACAGCCTGATACGGGAATAG